The following proteins are co-located in the Perognathus longimembris pacificus isolate PPM17 chromosome 25, ASM2315922v1, whole genome shotgun sequence genome:
- the Drd1 gene encoding D(1A) dopamine receptor, giving the protein MSLNNSSMDEAGLVVERDFSFRILTACFLSVLILSTLLGNTLVCAAVIRFRHLRSKVTNFFVISLAVSDLLVAVLVMPWKAVAEIAGFWPFGSFCNIWVAFDIMCSTASILNLCVISVDRYWAISSPFQYERKMTPKVAFILISVAWMLSVLISFIPVQLSWHKAKPANPLEGNATFLEEATDNCDTRLSRTYAISSSLISFYIPVVIMIVTYTSIYRIAQKQIRRISALEKAAVHAKHCQSATGNGNLVECSQSESSFKTSFKRETKVLKTLSVIMGVFVCCWLPFFISNCMVPFCEPGETQSFCIDSITFDVFVWFGWANSSLNPIIYAFNADFQKAFSTLLGCYRLCPATNNAIETVSINNNGATVFSSHHEPRGSISKESNLVYLIPHSVGSEDPRKDEATGAAKPLEKLSPALSVILDCDTDVSLEKVQPITHTGQHPT; this is encoded by the coding sequence ATGAGTCTGAACAATTCCAGCATGGATGAGGCTGGCTTGGTGGTGGAGAGAGATTTCTCCTTCCGAATCCTCACCGCCTGCTTCCTGTCCGTCCTCATCCTCTCCACGCTGCTGGGGAACACACTTGTGTGCGCCGCCGTGATCCGCTTCCGACACCTGCGCTCCAAGGTGACCAACTTCTTTGTCATCTCCTTAGCGGTCTCGGATCTCCTGGTGGCCGTGCTGGTTATGCCCTGGAAAGCCGTGGCTGAGATCGCTGGCTTTTGGCCCTTTGGGTCTTTCTGTAACATCTGGGTGGCCTTTGATATCATGTGTTCCACGGCGTCCATCCTGAACCTGTGCGTCATCAGCGTGGACAGGTATTGGGCCATTTCCAGCCCTTTCCAGTACGAGCGCAAGATGACCCCCAAGGTGGCTTTTATTCTCATCAGCGTGGCGTGGATGTTGTCTGTTCTCATCTCCTTTATCCCAGTCCAGCTTAGCTGGCACAAAGCGAAACCCGCCAACCCCTTGGAAGGGAACGCCACGTTCCTGGAGGAAGCCACGGATAACTGTGACACGAGGCTCAGCCGGACCTACgccatttcctcctccctcatcagCTTTTATATCCCAGTGGTCATCATGATCGTGACCTATACGAGCATCTACAGAATCGCCCAGAAGCAGATCCGCCGCATCTCAGCTCTGGAAAAGGCGGCGGTCCATGCCAAACACTGTCAGAGCGCCACGGGCAATGGGAACCTCGTGGAATGCTCTCAGTCGGAAAGTTCCTTCAAGACGTCCTTCAAGAGGGAGACCAAAGTCCTCAAGACCCTGTCGGTGATCATGGGGGTGTTCGTGTGCTGCTGGCTCCCGTTTTTCATCTCGAACTGCATGGTGCCCTTCTGCGAGCCCGGGGAGACTCAGTCCTTCTGCATTGACTCCATCACCTTCGATGTGTTTGTGTGGTTCGGCTGGGCCAATTCCTCCTTGAACCCCATCATCTATGCGTTTAATGCGGATTTCCAGAAAGCGTTTTCCACCCTCCTAGGCTGCTATAGGCTCTGCCCTGCCACGAACAACGCCATTGAGACGGTCAGCATCAATAACAACGGGGCCACGGTGTTTTCCAGCCACCACGAGCCCCgaggctccatctccaaggaGAGCAACTTAGTGTATCTGATCCCGCACTCCGTGGGCTCCGAGGACCCGAGGAAGGACGAAGCCACCGGGGCAGCCAAACCCTTAGAGAAATTGTCCCCCGCTCTGTCCGTCATCCTGGACTGCGACACGGATGTGTCTCTAGAAAAAGTGCAGCCCATCACCCACACGGGCCAGCACCCAACTTGA